A single Ziziphus jujuba cultivar Dongzao chromosome 11, ASM3175591v1 DNA region contains:
- the LOC125419479 gene encoding receptor-like protein 33: MITRLVKNMTNIREILLNRVNLSSSLPESLANLSSLESLSLSGCYLHGRFPNNIFLLPKLKVIDLSSNDIFTGFHPKFHNGSNLRSLILSSTNLSATLPDSIGNLKSLNVLDISYCDFSGTLPFSFRNLSELTELYLSVNNFSGINQLLPSVGKLSKLTILNLAVLQLSGEVAFSLGNLTRLEILDLFGNNFSGQIPFSFPNLKMLRSLDLSGSGVSGNIPSSFGDLIRLEDLDLSWNDVSGIPPSIGKLTRLEHLDLSGNNLNSQIPPSIGKLTRLDYLDLRFTGLREIPPSIGKLTRLEHLDLSYNNLSGQIPPSLGNLIALRYLDISNNNFSGKFPSSFGNLSLLTTLIIYHNCFEGVIPWSLFTISSLQEMRMNDNQFSGPLNIQNVSSSELDTLDISENKLNGKIPKSISKLRNLKEFNLGTNNFSGTFELGNLLELSLLYGLDLSYNNISKLSNAHNMTSFLHNLVIFDLSSCNISEFPEILKSLPRLEWLYLSHNRIEGLIPKWFLSVSIDNLFFLDLSHNFISGWELGHSVLPWNKLQYLNLHSNKLQGPLIVPPDSISYYITSNNNLTGGIHPLFCKLKSLQFLDASNNLLNGTIPHCLGKLCVRTSSSHINFTTLDLNNNRLQGKFPHSLRKCKQLEILNLGHNEIKDTFPSWLPKLSQLQVLVLRSNKLYGPLWNPHDNVFGFGMLRIFDLSFNGFTGTLPPYYFKTWSSMIQISNQDKSSTVKYMGDEVDMVAYYYASVTVMNKGLEMEMVKITTIFTSIDLSNNRFEGEIPTSLENLQSLVVLNLSSNSFTGPIPSSFANLKELESLDLCKNKLSGRIPPQLAELTYLEYLNLSHNHLTGPIPQGTQIGTFLVSAFEGNSGLCGLPLPRKCEDPVERPNSEDDEQESESRYEFGWRVVALGYGCGFAIGVVAGHVIISKRPNWFSKTFGVNIQRQRQRRRRR, encoded by the coding sequence ATGATCACAAGGCTTGTCAAAAACATGACAAATATTAGAGAAATTCTCTTAAACAGAGTGAACCTGTCTTCGTCACTTCCTGAATCCTTGGCAAACTTATCTTCCTTAGAATCTCTTTCATTGAGTGGATGCTATTTGCATGGTAGATTTCCCAATAATATCTTTCTCTTGCCTAAATTGAAAGTCATTGATTTATCAAGTAatgatattttcactggttttcaTCCAAAGTTTCACAATGGCAGTAACCTGAGGTCCTTAATTCTTTCATCGACAAACCTTTCAGCAACATTGCCAGATTCAATCGGAAACCTCAAGTCCTTGAATGTTTTGGATATCAGTTATTGTGATTTTTCAGGCACTCTTCCTTTTTCGTTTCGGAATCTTTCCGAACTCACAGAGTTATACCTCTCCGTAAACAACTTCAGTGGCATTAATCAGCTTCTTCCTTCAGTAGGAAAACTTTCAAAGCTCACTATTTTGAACCTTGCTGTGCTTCAACTTAGTGGTGAAGTAGCCTTTTCACTTGGAAACCTCACACGACTGGAAATTTTAGATCTTTTTGGAAATAATTTCAGTGGTCAAATCCCATTTTCATTTCCAAATCTAAAAATGTTGCGAAGTTTAGATCTCAGTGGTAGTGGTGTCAGCGGTAATATTCCATCTTCATTTGGAGACCTCATCAGATTGGAAGATTTAGATCTTTCATGGAATGATGTTAGTGGTATTCCTCCTTCGATTGGAAAGCTCACAAGGCTGGAACATTTAGATCTTTCGGGTAATAATCTTAATAGTCAAATTCCTCCGTCGATTGGAAAGCTCACAAGGCTGGATTATTTGGATCTTCGCTTTACTGGTCTTAGAGAAATTCCTCCTTCGATTGGAAAGCTCACAAGGCTGGAACATTTAGATCTTTCCTATAATAATCTTAGTGGTCAAATTCCTCCTTCACTCGGAAACCTCATAGCGCTGAGATATTTAgacatttcaaataataatttcagTGGTAAATTTCCTTCTTCATTTGGGAACCTTAGCCTGCTAACCACCTTGATTATTTATCATAATTGTTTTGAAGGAGTCATTCCTTGGTCTCTGTTTACAATTTCTTCCTTGCAAGAGATGCGCATGAATGATAATCAATTCAGCGGCCCTCTCAATATCCAGAATGTCTCCTCGTCCGAATTGGATACATTGGACATAAGTGAAAACAAGTTAAATGGGAAAATTCCAAAGTCGATATCCAAATTACGAAACCTGAAGGAGTTTAACCTTGGTACAAATAACTTCAGTGGCACATTTGAGTTGGGCAACTTGTTAGAGCTGAGTTTGTTATATGGTCTTGATCTCTCATATAATAACATTTCCAAACTATCAAATGCACACAATATGACTTCCTTCCTTCACAATCTTGTTATTTTCGATTTGTCTTCTTGCAACATATCTGAATTTCCAGAAATCTTGAAGTCCCTACCTCGCTTAGAATGGCTGTATCTTTCCCACAACAGAATTGAAGGCCTCATACCTAAGTGGTTCTTGAGTGTGTCTATAGACAACTTGTTTTTCTTGGATCTTTCTCACAATTTCATTAGCGGTTGGGAGTTAGGCCATTCAGTTCTACCTTGGAATAAATTACAGTATCTAAACCTACATTCCAACAAGCTGCAAGGCCCACTTATAGTTCCACCGGATTCCATATCTTACTATATTACTTCAAACAACAACTTGACTGGTGGCATTCACCCATTGTTCTGTAAGTTGAAGAGTCTCCAGTTTCTTGATGCGTCCAATAACCTTTTGAATGGCACTATTCCGCATTGTTTGGGTAAATTATGTGTACGTACTTCTTCCTCCCACATCAACTTCACGACATTGGACCTCAACAACAACCGATTGCAAGGGAAATTCCCACACTCTTTGAGGAAATGCAAACAGTTGGAAATTCTGAACCTTGGGCATAATGAAATAAAAGACACATTCCCTTCTTGGCTACCAAAACTTTCACAGTTGCAGGTTCTTGTGTTGCGAAGCAATAAATTATACGGTCCTCTGTGGAATCCTCATGACAAtgtttttggatttggaatgtTGCGGATTTTTGACTTATCTTTCAATGGGTTTACTGGAACTTTACCACCATATTACTTCAAAACTTGGAGCTCAATGATACAAATTTCCAACCAAGATAAGTCATCAACTGTGAAGTATATGGGAGATGAGGTTGACATGGTCGCATATTATTATGCCTCTGTGACAGTGATGAATAAGGGTCTAGAAATGGAAATGGTGAAGATCACAACTATCTTTACTTCCATTGATCTCTCGAATAATAGATTTGAAGGAGAAATTCCAACAAGCCTGGAGAATCTTCAATCATTGGTTGTGCTAAACCTATCCAGCAACAGTTTTACAGGGCCAATTCCATCATCTTTTGCAAACCTTAAAGAGCTTGAGTCTTTGGATCTCTGTAAAAACAAGTTGTCAGGTCGAATCCCACCGCAGCTTGCGGAGCTCACATATCTTGAATATTTGAACCTGTCCCACAATCATCTCACAGGTCCCATACCACAAGGTACACAAATAGGAACATTCCTGGTTTCGGCATTTGAGGGAAACTCTGGCTTATGTGGCTTACCTTTGCCCAGAAAATGTGAAGATCCCGTTGAGAGACCAAATTCTGAGGATGATGAGCAGGAATCGGAATCAAGATATGAGTTTGGATGGAGAGTAGTAGCCTTGGGATATGGATGCGGATTCGCAATTGGAGTGGTTGCAGGACATGTGATCATCTCAAAAAGGCCAAATTGGTTTTCCAAAACATTTGGTGTCAACATACAGAGGCAGAGGCAGAGACGAAGGCGAAGATGA